A DNA window from Linepithema humile isolate Giens D197 chromosome 6, Lhum_UNIL_v1.0, whole genome shotgun sequence contains the following coding sequences:
- the LOC105676978 gene encoding cytochrome P450 9e2-like, translating into METSTLLLTILTAGICLYYFVLSKLFHYKRLKIPHTRPIPLLGNMASLIFQRESAPHSLRNMYNQFCDAKYYCFYEFTTPTYIIRDPDLINMIAIKNFDSFCDRRNVVNEDIEPMAGRNLLGMRGDHWREMRKLLSPSFTSSKMKMMFELMCHCAKNFIDFLTIESGKTGKTYDMLDILSRYANDVVATCAFGINVDSFKYPNNDFFLLGKEVINFNSPRMLFAFLMHRNFPKIAKLFKLRMFSAKVDKFFKGVVTSTVKARDEQGIVRPDMIQLMMETRNKNHGATFDINEMTAQAFIFFSAGFETVTKTMCFMAHEITVNPDVQRKLREEIDDVLKVTNGKPTYEAINGMKYLDAVVNETLRFYPPSFSTDRICVKEFVLPPATPDSEPLTLKPGDNVWFPIYALHHDSKYYPEPEKFDPDRFLNGKVDNSVYIPFGIGPRLCIGNRFALMEAKIMLFHLLWHCDLELDIKTRNPLVFDKKTMVMMVEGGFWLKLRMRKSLIPVV; encoded by the coding sequence atggAAACTTCAACCTTGCTTCTGACTATCCTCACTGCAGGTATTTGTCTATACTACTTTGTTCTAAGCAAGTTATTTCACTACAAGCGGCTGAAGATTCCACATACCCGACCGATTCCGTTATTGGGCAACATGGCATCGCTAATTTTCCAACGTGAATCTGCACCACACAGTTTGAGAAATATGTACAATCAATTCTgtgatgcaaaatattattgtttctaCGAATTTACGACGCCAACTTACATAATCCGTGATCCGGATCTTATCAATATGATCGccattaaaaatttcgacaGCTTTTGCGATCGTCGTAACGTCGTGAATGAAGACATCGAACCGATGGCCGGTAGGAATCTACTCGGCATGCGGGGCGATCACTGGCGCGAGATGCGAAAGCTCCTTAGTCCTAGTTTCACGTCCAGTAAAATGAAAATGATGTTTGAATTGATGTGTCACTgcgctaaaaattttattgattttctaACGATTGAATCTGGTAAGACCGGCAAAACGTACGACATGCTGGACATACTGTCAAGATATGCCAATGACGTGGTTGCCACGTGCGCTTTTGGTATCAATGTGGACTCGTTCAAGTATCCAAATAATGATTTCTTTTTGCTCGGCAAGGAAGTTATAAACTTTAATAGCCCTCGCATGCTTTTTGCATTTCTCATGCATAgaaactttccaaaaattgcaaagttaTTTAAACTGAGAATGTTTAGCGCAAAGGTGGATAAATTCTTCAAGGGCGTTGTCACTAGCACAGTGAAGGCTAGAGACGAACAGGGGATTGTTCGACCAGACATGATTCAATTAATGATGGAGACTAGAAACAAGAACCATGGCGCTACGTTCGATATCAACGAGATGACAGCTCAGGCATTCATCTTTTTTTCGGCTGGATTTGAGACTGTGACAAAAACTATGTGTTTTATGGCACACGAAATTACCGTCAATCCTGATGTACAGAGGAAGTTGAGAGAGGAGATCGACGATGTTCTCAAGGTGACCAACGGCAAACCTACATACGAGGCAATCAACGGCATGAAGTATTTAGATGCCGTTGTGAACGAAACTCTGAGATTTTATCCTCCATCATTTTCTACCGATAGAATTTGCGTCAAAGAATTCGTATTGCCACCGGCGACTCCAGATAGCGAACCGTTAACCCTTAAACCGGGAGATAATGTTTGGTTTCCTATTTACGCTCTGCATCATGATTCTAAGTATTATCCTGAACCAGAAAAGTTCGATCCAGATAGGTTTCTAAATGGCAAAGTGGATAATTCGGTTTACATTCCATTCGGTATCGGGCCTAGGCTCTGTATAGGCAACAGATTTGCTCTAATGGAAGCAAAAATTATGCTGTTTCATTTATTATGGCATTGTGATCTGGAACTAGACATTAAAACCAGAAATCCTCTCGTTTTTGATAAGAAAACAATGGTCATGATGGTGGAAGGTGGTTTCTGGTTAAAATTGCGAATGAGGAAATCGTTGATTCCTGTCGTGTAA
- the LOC105676979 gene encoding cytochrome P450 9e2-like translates to MEFSTLLLIVLTAVVCLYYFVLSKLSYFERLKIPHFRPIPLLGNMAPFILRRVTMADNLLNIYNLFPDTKYFGFFEFMQPIYVIRDPNLINSIAIKNFDYFCDHKGFINEELEPMASRNLFALRGDHWREMRKLLSPSFTSSKMKAMFELMCQCAKNFTDFLIAESGNTGKTYDMEDMMPRYSNDVVATCAFGISVDSFKHPNNEFYLLGKKAMNFASPRVMFAFLMHRNFPKIANFFRIRIFSTEVDKFFKDVVTSTVKARDEQGIVRPDMIQLMMEARNNDHGPIFDIDEMTAQAFVFFLAGFDTVSKAMCFAVHEVAVNPDIQSKLREEIEDVLRETNNKPTYEAINGMKYLDAVVNETLRLYPPAVFADRVCVKEFELPPVTPDEKPITLKPGDNIWFPVYALHHDSQYYSQPKKFDPDRFLNGEVDNSVYLTFGIGPRNCIGNRFALMEAKIMLFYMLWHCNLEPDAKTRNPIVLDKKALAMTSENGFWLKVRARKSSVSTE, encoded by the coding sequence ATGGAATTTTCAACTTTACTTCTGATTGTTCTCACGGCGGTtgtttgtttatattattttgttctaaGCAAGCTATCTTATTTTGAACGACTGAAAATTCCGCATTTTCGGCCAATTCCGTTATTGGGTAACATGGCACCCTTCATTTTACGACGTGTAACCATGGCGGACAACTTACTCAACATCTACAATTTATTTCCTGACACAAAGTATTTCGGTTTTTTCGAATTTATGCAGCCGATATACGTGATCCGTGATCCGAACCTGATCAATTCAATCGCCATTAAAAACttcgattatttttgtgaTCATAAGGGCTTTATTAACGAGGAGCTTGAACCAATGGCCAGCAGAAATTTATTCGCTCTGCGGGGCGATCACTGGCGTGAAATGCGGAAGCTTCTTAGTCCGAGCTTCACGTCCAGTAAAATGAAAGCAATGTTCGAACTAATGTGTCAGTGCGCAAAGAACTTCAccgattttttaattgctgaaTCTGGAAACACGGGCAAGACATACGACATGGAAGATATGATGCCCAGATATTCTAATGATGTGGTTGCTACGTGCGCTTTTGGTATCAGTGTGGATTCTTTCAAGCATCcgaataatgaattttatctGCTCGGCAAGAAAGCTATGAATTTTGCTAGTCCTCGAGTAATGTTCGCATTTCTCATGCATAgaaactttccaaaaattgcaaatttctttaGAATAAGAATCTTCAGCACAGAAGTGGACAAATTTTTTAAGGATGTTGTCACTAGTACAGTGAAAGCCAGGGACGAGCAAGGGATTGTTCGTCCGGACATGATTCAATTGATGATGGAAGCTAGAAATAATGACCATGGACCAATATTTGACATCGACGAGATGACCGCTCAAgcattcgttttttttttggctggATTTGATACCGTGTCAAAAGCAATGTGCTTTGCGGTACATGAAGTCGCTGTTAATCCTGACATACAGAGCAAGTTGAGAGAAGAAATCGAAGATGTTCTCAGAGAAACCAATAACAAACCCACATACGAGGCTATCAACGGCATGAAGTATTTAGATGCCGTTGTGAACGAAACTCTGAGACTTTATCCTCCAGCGGTTTTTGCCGATAGAGTATGCGTTAAGGAATTCGAATTGCCACCAGTAACACCGGATGAAAAACCGATCACACTTAAGCCGGGAGATAATATTTGGTTTCCGGTTTACGCTCTGCATCACGATTCGCAGTATTATTCTCAGCCGAAGAAATTTGATCCAGATAGGTTCCTGAATGGCGAAGTGGATAATTCCGTTTACTTGACATTCGGTATCGGTCCTAGGAACTGCATAGGTAACAGATTTGCCCTAATGGAAGCAAAAATTATGctgttttatatgttatgGCATTGCAATCTTGAACCTGACGCTAAGACCAGAAATCCTATCGTTCTGGATAAAAAAGCGCTCGCCATGACGTCGGAAAATGGTTTCTGGTTAAAAGTGCGGGCGAGGAAGTCGTCGGTTTCTACCGAGTAA
- the LOC105676977 gene encoding cytochrome P450 9e2-like, which produces MEFSTLLLTVLTAGACLYYFVLSKLSYFEQLKIPHVRPIPLLGNMAPCILRRVTMADNLLNIYNLFNDAKYFGFFEFMQPKYVIRDPDLINSLAIKNFDYFCDHINFVNEELEPMASKNLFGLRGDHWREMRKLLSPSFTSSKMKMMFELMCQCAKNFTDFLIAESGNIGKTYNMQDILPRYSNDVVATCAFGISVDSFKHPNNEFYLLGKKAMNFASPRVMFAFLMHRNFPKIANFFRIRMFSAEVDNFFKNVVTSTVKARDEQGIVRPDMIQLMMETRNKNHGPTFDINEMTAQAFVFFLGGFDTVSRAMCFAVHEVAVNADIQNKLREEIEDVLRETDNKPTYEAINNMKYMDAIVNEIMRIYPPAIFIDRVCVKEFELPPATPDGKPITLKPGDSILFPTYALHHDSKYYSQPEKFDPDRFLNGEVDNSVYLPFGVGPRICIGNRFALMEAKIMLFYLLWHCDLEPDAKTRNPIVLDKKALAMTSENGFWLKVRARKSSVSTKKFLSNGQKI; this is translated from the coding sequence ATGGAATTTTCTACTTTGCTTTTGACTGTTCTCACGGCGGGTGCTTgtctatattattttgttctaaGCAAGTTATCTTACTtcgaacaattaaaaattccgcATGTACGGCCAATTCCGTTACTGGGTAACATGGCACCCTGCATTTTACGACGTGTAACCATGGCGGACAACTTACTCAACATCTACAATTTATTCAATGACGCAAAGTATTTTGGTTTTTTCGAATTTATGCAACCGAAATACGTGATCCGTGATCCGGATCTGATCAATTCACTCGccattaaaaatttcgattatttcTGTGATCATATCAACTTTGTAAACGAGGAGCTTGAACCAATGGccagcaaaaatttatttggtcTACGGGGCGATCATTGGCGCGAAATGCGAAAGCTTCTTAGTCCGAGCTTCACGTCCagcaaaatgaaaatgatgTTTGAACTGATGTGTCAGTGCGCAAAGAACTTCactgattttttaattgctgaaTCTGGAAACATCGGCAAGACATACAACATGCAGGACATACTGCCTAGATACTCTAATGATGTGGTTGCCACGTGCGCTTTTGGTATCAGTGTGGATTCTTTCAAGCATCcgaataatgaattttatctGCTCGGCAAGAAAGCTATGAATTTTGCTAGTCCTCGAGTAATGTTTGCATTTCTCATGCATAgaaactttccaaaaattgcaaatttcttcAGAATAAGGATGTTCAGCGCAGAAGTGgacaatttctttaagaatGTTGTCACCAGTACAGTGAAGGCCAGGGACGAGCAAGGGATTGTTCGACCGGACATGATTCAATTGATGATGGAAACTAGAAACAAGAACCATGGACCAACATTCGATATTAACGAGATGACCGCTCAagcatttgtttttttcttggGCGGATTTGATACAGTATCAAGAGCTATGTGCTTTGCTGTACACGAGGTCGCTGTTAATGCTGACATACAGAACAAGTTGAGAGAAGAAATCGAAGATGTTCTCAGGGAAACCGATAACAAACCCACATACGAGGCTATCAACAACATGAAATACATGGATGCTATTGTGAACGAAATCATGAGAATTTATCCTCCAGCGATTTTCATCGATAGAGTATGCGTCAAGGAATTCGAATTGCCACCAGCGACACCGGATGGAAAACCGATCACACTTAAGCCGGGAGATAGCATTTTATTCCCGACTTACGCTCTGCATCACGATTCCAAGTATTATTCTCAGCCAGAGAAATTTGATCCAGACAGGTTCCTGAATGGCGAAGTAGATAATTCAGTGTACTTGCCATTCGGTGTCGGTCCTAGGATCTGCATAGGTAACAGATTTGCTCTAATGGAAGCAAAAATTATgctgttttatttgttatggCATTGTGATCTTGAACCTGACGCTAAGACCAGAAATCCTATCGTTCTGGATAAAAAAGCGCTTGCCATGACGTCGGAAAATGGTTTCTGGTTAAAAGTGCGGGCGAGGAAGTCGTCGGTTTCTACCAAGAAATTCTTGTCAAATggacaaaaaatttga